The Chloroflexota bacterium genome has a segment encoding these proteins:
- a CDS encoding TlpA family protein disulfide reductase — protein MAILLIGAGWIWLSATPENSTTAGAIPAPQEGFLAPDFTLNTLAGETIQLSELRGQPVLINIWASWCPPCRTEMPAMQRVYRDFQEQGFVILAVNATQQDTLAKAADFVADKHLAFPILLDTDGIVSHSYQISSLPTSFFVGRDGIIREVVIGGMSETLIRTRVENLFEEAP, from the coding sequence ATGGCTATCCTGCTCATCGGCGCGGGCTGGATCTGGCTCAGTGCGACCCCCGAAAACAGCACCACCGCTGGAGCGATCCCCGCCCCGCAGGAGGGCTTTCTGGCCCCTGATTTCACACTGAACACCCTCGCGGGGGAAACCATCCAACTCAGCGAGCTGCGCGGCCAGCCGGTACTCATCAATATTTGGGCCAGTTGGTGTCCGCCCTGCCGCACCGAAATGCCCGCCATGCAGCGCGTTTATCGCGACTTCCAGGAACAAGGCTTTGTGATTTTGGCGGTCAATGCCACCCAACAAGATACCCTCGCAAAAGCAGCCGACTTTGTCGCCGACAAGCACCTCGCTTTCCCCATATTGCTGGACACTGACGGAATAGTTTCGCACAGCTACCAAATTTCTTCGCTGCCAACGTCATTTTTTGTCGGGCGCGATGGCATCATCCGCGAAGTGGTCATCGGCGGCATGTCCGAAACCCTGATCCGCACGCGCGTTGAAAACCTGTTCGAGGAGGCGCCCTAA
- a CDS encoding thioredoxin family protein, with amino-acid sequence MAPVVHGLEVEYYGQVNFAYLDVDDAANEAIKRELGYRVQPHFFLVDSQGNVVEQWLGRVDAAEFRAAFDAALAQ; translated from the coding sequence ATGGCGCCCGTCGTGCACGGGCTAGAAGTAGAGTATTACGGTCAGGTCAATTTTGCATATCTGGATGTCGATGATGCCGCAAATGAGGCCATCAAACGAGAATTAGGCTATCGGGTTCAACCGCACTTTTTCCTGGTTGATTCGCAAGGGAATGTCGTTGAGCAGTGGTTAGGCAGGGTGGATGCGGCGGAGTTTCGGGCCGCATTTGATGCCGCCTTGGCGCAATAA
- a CDS encoding metal-sensitive transcriptional regulator, with translation MMKHEDALKRLKNVEGHVRGIQRMIEEDKYCIDVIHQVHAVQSALNKISSMILDDHLNTCLISAVRGENPDERERVLREVTEIFEAATKV, from the coding sequence ATGATGAAGCACGAAGACGCGCTGAAGCGCCTAAAAAATGTCGAAGGTCATGTGCGCGGTATTCAGCGCATGATCGAAGAGGATAAATATTGTATCGATGTTATCCATCAGGTTCATGCAGTGCAATCAGCGTTGAATAAAATCAGTTCCATGATTTTGGATGACCATTTGAATACTTGTCTGATTTCAGCAGTGCGCGGTGAAAACCCCGATGAACGCGAGCGCGTACTTCGGGAAGTCACTGAAATCTTCGAGGCTGCCACCAAAGTTTGA
- a CDS encoding heavy-metal-associated domain-containing protein, with protein MTTVTYNIPNISCGHCVHTIKMEVGDLAGVSIVDASAESKTATIEFDVPASEDAIKALLAEINYPAK; from the coding sequence ATGACCACTGTAACTTATAATATCCCTAATATTTCTTGCGGGCATTGCGTCCACACGATCAAGATGGAAGTTGGCGACCTGGCTGGCGTTTCAATTGTGGATGCCAGCGCCGAGAGCAAAACCGCCACCATCGAATTTGATGTCCCCGCCAGCGAAGATGCCATCAAGGCCCTGCTGGCTGAAATCAATTATCCGGCGAAATAA